The Bacteroidales bacterium genome includes a region encoding these proteins:
- a CDS encoding TlpA family protein disulfide reductase: protein MKIQISKILAIIIVCCPCFVLAQRITVSGKISGGNQESILVCFNNARLDYENFAVDKYNQFSFSFTPKKLYNFIQIEYSDEIVLQPGDSVFISVQEKHIVDISGNNVTLNKSLLEVQQKKSEIWESIQNNTFIDFFNKVDLWYNKNLEQIRACKYVNGNVDRDIVLAYLNFEAAALSYAYLNVMSVRDTNQYAKAINSKEFMQFTEMKNFYDTIIYQAIPYSSALNFYLRFQMNTAFDDNKSYMLNLWDKIEALNLPKPNNDVAYCLLNRNFFNRGYNESYDSFFQDVDTLLNYFDIHANEKENAAFLREEFERNFGYLRPGRQIKDIELTDTLGNKHLLSEFKNKIIYVKMWNITCGPCIQAIPEYNELLTTFTDTNVVFMAVSKDREKYTEQWKSIIRKHNQKGLNFISEKGLNLGIHGFPRYYIIGKGNTIVSLNAPRPNSPKLKAMLEELIKKEQNKKL from the coding sequence ATGAAAATACAAATAAGTAAAATCTTAGCAATAATAATCGTTTGTTGCCCTTGTTTTGTGCTTGCTCAGCGCATTACAGTGTCTGGTAAAATATCTGGAGGGAATCAGGAATCAATTCTAGTTTGCTTTAATAATGCTAGACTTGATTATGAAAATTTTGCTGTAGATAAGTATAATCAATTTTCATTTTCTTTCACGCCAAAGAAGTTATATAATTTTATACAAATTGAATATAGCGATGAGATAGTATTGCAACCAGGCGATAGCGTGTTTATTTCGGTTCAAGAGAAACATATTGTAGATATTTCGGGAAACAATGTAACTTTGAATAAATCATTGTTAGAAGTGCAACAAAAGAAATCAGAGATTTGGGAAAGCATACAAAACAATACTTTTATTGACTTTTTTAACAAAGTAGATTTATGGTACAATAAAAATTTAGAGCAAATTCGTGCATGTAAATATGTGAACGGAAATGTGGATAGGGACATTGTTTTGGCGTATTTGAATTTTGAAGCAGCCGCTTTAAGTTATGCTTATTTGAATGTCATGTCTGTAAGGGACACTAATCAATATGCAAAAGCAATAAATTCAAAAGAGTTTATGCAGTTCACAGAAATGAAAAATTTTTATGACACTATTATTTACCAAGCCATTCCTTATAGTTCGGCTTTAAATTTTTATTTGCGATTTCAAATGAATACAGCTTTTGATGATAATAAATCGTATATGCTGAATTTGTGGGATAAAATTGAGGCATTGAATTTGCCAAAGCCAAACAACGATGTTGCATATTGCTTACTAAATCGTAACTTTTTTAATAGAGGTTATAACGAAAGTTATGATAGTTTTTTTCAAGATGTTGACACGCTATTGAATTATTTTGACATTCATGCTAATGAAAAGGAAAATGCAGCTTTTTTGCGAGAAGAGTTTGAAAGAAATTTTGGATATTTGCGTCCGGGGCGGCAGATAAAAGATATAGAATTGACAGATACACTAGGAAATAAACATTTATTGTCTGAGTTTAAAAACAAAATCATTTATGTAAAAATGTGGAACATAACCTGCGGACCGTGCATTCAAGCCATTCCTGAATACAATGAACTGCTGACAACTTTCACAGACACTAATGTTGTTTTTATGGCTGTTTCCAAAGATAGAGAAAAGTACACAGAGCAATGGAAATCTATCATAAGAAAACATAATCAAAAAGGTTTGAACTTTATTTCGGAAAAGGGATTAAATCTCGGCATACATGGTTTTCCCAGATACTATATTATCGGAAAAGGCAATACTATTGTTAGTTTGAATGCGCCTAGACCCAACTCTCCCAAATTAAAAGCCATGCTAGAAGAATTGATAAAAAAAGAACAGAATAAAAAACTATGA
- a CDS encoding T9SS type A sorting domain-containing protein: MKRNLITKSEKSEPALAKVGIGGKKWVVFFCFTMIFGFMYPEISKGQTYTLCTSTSDLVAGGKYIIVSSQSNGTAYALGYQNTNNRPQATTSVTISSGTISGVVTATSIGDLGKPYEITLGGSNGAWTLYDAVYGGYLYAASSSKNYLRNKSEQTTWTITFSSNAAIMTSQTGVSRNILRYNSSSSLFSCYSSGQNPVYLYKKASSSTPNITATPTSLNGFFYVEGSGPSSAQSFDLSGSNLTGAPGYITVTAPTHYEISLDGTTWSSTLNVQYSSATLPVTTVHVKLKAGLAIGTYNNEMINISGGGSSTSVECNGYVSDAAIQAIEPGDLAILAFNVDIDGSGTDEISFVCFVPISVGAIIDITDNAYEKCNPNSNGWGISEGWIRFERINSPLPEGEVVTVRVSNGTPSVVSPDPINWTTSKPQPTKQGTFNMNEHGEQIFFLTGGEVGGPNSNSATSDAGTYSGYFLYGFNTKGNYWVPVCGNAAAGGTQNSAKPKNFDCFLVWPTSQADRNKYTGPLTPTTQRDWIDRIGDTLNWTGYTSNAAYNSGPNYIGRTISITPGGFSHGKWVGTTSTDWFECSNWESMRVPDLYTDVIVPATGVVNEPSIGAPPAGETSAYCNDITIFPSHTLTINKSQSKLEVYGNLENNGSLLHTNGTIYLKGALNTTFTGANDITVYNLDLSKIAANNVTLGKNLNISNKLTLTKGIITTGANRVTITNTAPTAISGHAVSGSSAFTGYINGNLRRHVATTGSYDFPVGTATQYEYSNINLTTSSGLNYIDASFTAPHTTPIDITSLNLMVGPTHINELLDYGFWTITPSGGTYTYNVTLTERGHTNPGASAETHTIVKRPNASSNWELQGTHNNSTQSMGSTPANWVTAKRTSLNIFSDFAIAKSNIGALPVELISFDAYLSNGVGVIDWSTASETNCSHFVIERSVNDMMYFEPIATVAGSGNSNMLINYSIKDYDVQPGINYYRLVQYDYDGSWNEIGVEYIVLSADKEPISIASISNTINGVLADIINIQGGYFEVQVLDVTGKLVYSAFSESGDDAYRVTLNKLPANGIYILRVNDGFNSDVKKFVVF, from the coding sequence ATGAAAAGAAATTTAATAACAAAATCGGAAAAGTCTGAACCTGCTTTGGCAAAGGTGGGGATTGGAGGGAAGAAGTGGGTTGTTTTCTTTTGTTTTACAATGATATTTGGATTTATGTATCCAGAGATATCAAAAGGACAAACTTACACATTATGTACTTCTACTTCTGATTTAGTTGCTGGTGGAAAATACATAATTGTTTCAAGTCAGTCTAATGGTACTGCTTACGCATTAGGTTATCAAAACACCAATAACAGACCACAAGCAACTACTTCTGTTACTATTTCTTCAGGTACCATAAGTGGTGTTGTTACTGCAACTTCTATAGGAGACCTTGGAAAACCGTACGAAATTACTTTGGGCGGAAGCAATGGCGCATGGACTTTATATGATGCTGTTTATGGTGGATATCTATATGCTGCAAGTAGTTCTAAGAATTATTTAAGGAATAAATCTGAACAAACTACTTGGACAATAACTTTTTCATCAAATGCTGCTATAATGACGAGCCAAACAGGAGTTTCAAGAAATATATTACGATACAATTCTTCAAGTTCTCTTTTTTCTTGTTATTCAAGCGGGCAAAACCCAGTATATCTTTATAAAAAAGCATCTAGTTCCACTCCTAATATCACAGCCACCCCTACATCTCTCAACGGTTTCTTCTATGTTGAGGGCAGTGGACCTAGCTCGGCACAGAGCTTTGATTTGTCAGGTTCAAATTTGACAGGAGCTCCAGGATATATTACTGTAACAGCTCCGACTCATTATGAGATATCGCTAGATGGCACTACATGGTCATCAACCTTAAATGTTCAATACTCATCAGCTACGCTTCCGGTTACGACAGTTCATGTGAAATTGAAGGCCGGGCTTGCCATAGGGACTTATAATAATGAAATGATTAATATTTCTGGAGGTGGCTCAAGCACTTCTGTTGAATGTAATGGATATGTTTCTGATGCAGCAATACAAGCAATTGAACCTGGAGATTTAGCTATTTTAGCATTTAATGTAGATATTGATGGCTCAGGAACCGATGAAATTAGTTTTGTCTGTTTTGTTCCGATTTCTGTCGGAGCTATCATTGATATTACGGATAACGCTTATGAGAAATGTAATCCAAACTCGAACGGTTGGGGGATATCTGAGGGCTGGATTCGCTTTGAAAGAATAAACTCTCCATTGCCGGAAGGAGAGGTTGTAACTGTGCGCGTTTCAAATGGAACTCCCTCTGTGGTGTCGCCAGATCCCATTAATTGGACTACCAGTAAACCTCAACCTACAAAACAGGGTACGTTCAATATGAATGAACATGGAGAACAGATATTTTTCCTTACAGGAGGAGAAGTAGGAGGACCAAATTCAAATTCGGCTACCTCAGATGCAGGAACATATTCCGGCTATTTTCTTTATGGCTTTAACACAAAAGGAAATTATTGGGTTCCTGTTTGTGGTAATGCTGCTGCAGGCGGGACACAAAATTCAGCCAAACCAAAGAATTTTGATTGTTTCCTTGTATGGCCCACATCTCAAGCTGACAGAAATAAATACACAGGACCTTTAACGCCAACTACACAAAGGGATTGGATTGACAGGATTGGGGATACTCTTAATTGGACTGGATATACAAGTAATGCAGCTTATAACTCTGGACCTAATTATATTGGAAGGACAATTTCAATTACTCCGGGCGGGTTTTCACATGGTAAATGGGTTGGTACAACGAGTACGGATTGGTTTGAATGCAGCAACTGGGAAAGTATGAGAGTGCCGGATTTATATACAGATGTTATAGTTCCAGCAACAGGTGTTGTTAATGAGCCGTCAATCGGCGCTCCTCCAGCAGGAGAGACTAGTGCATATTGTAATGATATTACAATTTTTCCAAGTCATACACTTACAATAAACAAATCTCAGAGCAAACTTGAAGTTTACGGGAACTTAGAAAACAATGGTTCTCTTTTGCATACAAACGGTACTATCTATCTTAAAGGTGCTTTAAACACTACTTTTACAGGTGCAAATGACATTACAGTTTATAATCTGGATTTATCAAAAATAGCCGCAAATAATGTTACACTTGGAAAAAACTTGAATATCAGCAATAAATTAACCTTAACCAAAGGTATTATTACAACTGGAGCAAATCGAGTAACCATTACTAATACTGCTCCCACAGCTATCTCTGGGCATGCGGTTTCAGGTTCTTCTGCATTCACCGGATACATCAATGGTAATCTGCGCAGACATGTTGCTACAACAGGATCTTATGATTTTCCAGTTGGTACTGCTACCCAGTATGAATATTCCAACATCAATCTGACAACTTCGTCAGGATTGAATTATATTGATGCGTCTTTTACCGCACCACATACAACACCGATTGATATTACATCATTGAATCTTATGGTGGGACCCACTCATATTAACGAATTGCTTGATTATGGTTTCTGGACTATAACTCCAAGCGGAGGAACATATACTTATAATGTTACGCTCACTGAGCGTGGACATACAAACCCTGGAGCCTCAGCGGAAACGCATACTATTGTAAAACGTCCAAACGCTAGTTCGAACTGGGAGTTGCAGGGAACGCATAATAATTCAACACAGAGCATGGGATCTACACCAGCAAATTGGGTTACTGCAAAACGTACATCATTAAACATTTTCAGCGATTTTGCCATTGCCAAAAGCAATATCGGAGCGTTACCAGTTGAGCTTATTTCTTTCGATGCTTATCTCAGCAACGGAGTAGGCGTAATTGATTGGTCAACAGCCAGTGAAACAAATTGCAGCCATTTTGTAATTGAACGTTCAGTAAATGACATGATGTATTTTGAGCCAATCGCAACGGTTGCAGGTAGCGGTAATTCAAATATGCTAATCAATTATTCAATAAAAGATTATGATGTTCAGCCGGGCATCAATTATTACAGACTTGTTCAGTATGATTATGATGGAAGCTGGAATGAAATTGGGGTGGAATACATAGTTCTTTCTGCCGATAAGGAACCGATTTCAATTGCTAGTATTTCCAATACAATAAATGGAGTTTTAGCTGACATCATTAATATTCAGGGAGGCTATTTTGAAGTTCAGGTACTTGATGTAACAGGAAAGTTGGTTTATTCTGCTTTTTCAGAATCAGGCGACGATGCATACAGAGTTACCTTGAACAAGTTGCCAGCAAATGGAATTTATATACTGCGTGTAAACGATGGCTTCAACAGTGATGTGAAGAAGTTTGTAGTTTTTTAA
- the aroA gene encoding 3-phosphoshikimate 1-carboxyvinyltransferase: MVEIIMNQIKPYKINGTINAVASKSYLQRALAIACLAQGESVIKNFYPSDDALVAKKILQNFGTEISGVKNLKIVPKPFFDKENLKIYVGESGLCLRIFSFVATLISHETEVMGAGTLLKRPIAPLIEYLQKCGVSAKTTNGSLPIFIKGQIKNKKIEIDGSFSSQMLSGLLIVAPLLKHNTEIIVHNLTSKNYVSVTIDVMRHFGVEVENNDFKRFYIKGNQKYIACNYTVEGDWSAAANLLVGAAISGQITIKGLNKNSLQPDSKIYEILKDFGAEITWKNGSISVCKNTLTPIKTDLSESPDLFPPVVVLAASAKGLSVIKGTHRLIHKESNRLQAILSAFTKMGLQIENKEDTLFINGSGTLNGATIDSFDDHRIVMCAAIARIIAKGDIILNSINAVNKSYPTFFKDLKKISE, translated from the coding sequence ATGGTTGAAATTATTATGAACCAGATAAAACCATATAAAATTAATGGAACAATCAATGCGGTTGCGTCAAAAAGCTACTTACAAAGAGCTTTGGCTATTGCTTGCTTGGCACAAGGGGAATCTGTAATAAAAAACTTCTATCCTTCAGATGATGCTCTTGTTGCAAAAAAAATCCTTCAAAATTTTGGCACAGAAATAAGTGGTGTAAAGAATTTAAAAATTGTCCCTAAGCCTTTTTTTGACAAGGAAAATCTTAAAATATACGTAGGCGAGTCAGGTTTATGCTTGCGAATATTTTCGTTTGTGGCAACATTGATTTCGCATGAAACGGAAGTTATGGGCGCTGGAACATTGCTCAAGCGTCCAATAGCACCACTTATAGAATATTTGCAGAAATGCGGTGTGAGTGCTAAAACCACAAATGGCAGTTTGCCGATTTTTATAAAAGGACAAATAAAAAACAAAAAAATTGAAATAGATGGCTCTTTTAGCTCCCAAATGCTTTCCGGTTTACTCATTGTGGCTCCATTACTGAAGCATAATACTGAAATTATTGTTCATAATCTCACAAGTAAAAATTATGTTTCTGTTACAATAGACGTAATGCGGCATTTTGGCGTTGAAGTTGAAAATAATGACTTCAAGCGGTTTTATATCAAAGGAAATCAAAAATATATTGCTTGCAATTATACTGTGGAGGGTGATTGGAGTGCCGCAGCAAATCTATTGGTTGGAGCAGCAATATCGGGGCAAATAACAATAAAAGGATTGAATAAAAATTCGTTGCAACCAGATTCTAAAATATATGAAATTTTGAAAGATTTTGGAGCTGAAATAACATGGAAAAACGGTTCTATTTCTGTTTGTAAAAACACGCTAACACCAATAAAAACAGACCTTTCAGAAAGCCCTGATTTGTTTCCTCCTGTAGTGGTTTTGGCTGCTTCTGCAAAAGGATTGTCAGTAATAAAAGGCACACATAGACTTATTCACAAGGAATCTAACCGCTTGCAAGCAATTTTGTCGGCTTTTACAAAAATGGGATTACAAATTGAAAATAAAGAGGACACACTTTTCATAAATGGCTCAGGGACTTTAAATGGTGCAACTATAGATAGTTTTGACGATCATAGAATTGTTATGTGTGCAGCAATAGCAAGAATTATTGCAAAAGGCGATATTATTTTAAACAGTATAAATGCGGTAAACAAATCATATCCAACATTTTTTAAAGATTTGAAGAAAATATCGGAATGA
- a CDS encoding type I 3-dehydroquinate dehydratase has protein sequence MSFFDKNICVSLSGTTFNQCVEQLNDAAFFELRLDRIKFSEIEISEIIALGKEWIVSVRKDFFKENNFENLFKASLNGNIRFVDFDFSIIQLEETQRLLNLAKQAGLKILFSEHNFIETPDYKSICATVEKMISFGVDAVKYVSLGNKQQDLKNIIKLFDDFENITVFCMGDKFRESRIIAMAYGLAFSYAYPDNGAPIASGQYSFSEMQSLALKWKQKEIELILPYKENFNG, from the coding sequence ATGAGTTTTTTTGATAAAAACATTTGTGTGTCTTTGTCGGGCACAACGTTTAATCAATGTGTGGAGCAGTTGAACGATGCAGCGTTTTTTGAACTCAGATTAGACAGAATAAAATTTTCAGAAATCGAAATCAGCGAAATAATTGCGCTAGGCAAGGAATGGATTGTTTCCGTAAGAAAAGATTTTTTTAAAGAAAATAATTTCGAAAATCTTTTTAAAGCAAGTCTAAATGGCAATATAAGATTTGTTGATTTCGATTTTTCTATAATTCAATTAGAAGAAACGCAGAGATTGCTGAATTTGGCAAAACAAGCTGGATTAAAAATTTTATTTTCAGAACATAATTTTATTGAAACGCCTGACTACAAAAGCATTTGCGCGACAGTAGAAAAAATGATTTCTTTTGGTGTTGATGCAGTAAAATATGTGTCGTTAGGAAACAAGCAACAGGACTTGAAAAACATAATAAAATTATTTGATGATTTTGAAAATATAACAGTTTTTTGCATGGGCGATAAGTTTAGAGAATCTAGAATTATAGCAATGGCTTATGGACTAGCTTTTTCGTATGCTTATCCAGATAATGGCGCTCCAATAGCTTCAGGGCAGTATTCTTTTTCTGAAATGCAGTCTCTTGCTTTGAAATGGAAGCAAAAAGAAATTGAATTAATATTGCCATACAAAGAAAATTTTAATGGTTGA
- a CDS encoding glycine C-acetyltransferase: MQTKIKEHLRKELDAIREAGLYKNERIIESEQGAEIIVKGKKVLNFCANNYLGLSSHPDVIKASHAAIDNRGFGLSSVRFICGTQDIHKTLERKVSEFLGMEDTILFSSCFDANAAVFEPLLGPEDAIISDALNHASIIDGVRLCKAQRWAYKHSDMGDVEELDPATGKKAKGLERCLKEAREKGCRFIMIATDGVFSMDGDIAVLDKICDLAEKYDAMVMVDDSHASGFMGKKGRGTHEHCNVMDRVDIITTTFGKALGGASGGCISSSKEIVDWMRNKARPYLFSNTIAPSVVGATIAVLDLLSKSTELRDKLEDNTKFFRSEMTKAGFDIIPGTHPITPIMFGKYPDCSKLAVKFADRMLEEGIYVTAFSFPVVPKGKDRIRVQISAGHSKEHIEKAISAFVKVGKELKMI; this comes from the coding sequence ATGCAAACAAAAATAAAAGAACATTTAAGAAAAGAACTAGACGCAATTCGCGAAGCAGGACTTTATAAAAACGAACGAATTATCGAAAGCGAACAAGGTGCAGAAATCATTGTAAAAGGCAAAAAAGTATTGAATTTTTGTGCAAACAATTACCTTGGACTTTCTTCACACCCTGATGTAATAAAGGCTTCTCATGCAGCAATAGACAATCGTGGTTTTGGCTTGTCTTCTGTGAGGTTTATTTGCGGCACACAGGATATTCACAAAACATTAGAAAGAAAAGTTTCTGAATTTCTTGGAATGGAAGATACAATTCTTTTTTCATCTTGTTTTGATGCTAATGCAGCTGTTTTTGAACCTCTTTTAGGACCAGAAGATGCGATTATTAGTGACGCTCTAAATCACGCTTCTATCATTGATGGCGTTCGCCTTTGTAAAGCTCAAAGATGGGCTTACAAACATAGCGACATGGGAGATGTTGAGGAATTAGACCCAGCAACAGGAAAAAAAGCAAAAGGACTGGAACGTTGCTTGAAAGAAGCTCGCGAAAAAGGTTGTAGATTTATTATGATTGCTACTGATGGCGTGTTTAGCATGGACGGCGACATCGCTGTTTTAGATAAAATTTGCGACTTAGCTGAAAAATATGACGCTATGGTTATGGTTGACGACAGTCATGCTTCCGGATTTATGGGCAAGAAAGGACGCGGAACGCATGAACATTGCAACGTGATGGATCGTGTTGATATTATAACAACAACCTTTGGAAAAGCATTAGGCGGAGCTTCTGGCGGATGTATTAGCAGCTCAAAAGAAATTGTTGATTGGATGCGAAATAAAGCTAGACCTTATTTATTTTCAAATACAATAGCTCCTTCTGTTGTTGGTGCAACGATTGCTGTTTTAGATTTGCTTTCTAAATCAACAGAGCTAAGAGATAAATTAGAAGATAATACAAAGTTTTTCCGCTCTGAAATGACAAAAGCAGGCTTTGACATAATTCCTGGAACTCACCCAATCACGCCTATAATGTTTGGAAAATATCCAGATTGCTCGAAATTGGCTGTGAAATTTGCTGACAGAATGCTAGAAGAAGGAATTTATGTTACAGCTTTCTCTTTCCCTGTTGTTCCTAAAGGAAAAGATAGAATCCGTGTTCAAATTTCAGCTGGACATAGCAAAGAACATATTGAAAAAGCTATTTCCGCTTTTGTTAAAGTTGGAAAAGAACTAAAAATGATTTAA
- a CDS encoding carboxypeptidase-like regulatory domain-containing protein, with protein sequence MKNHILFFLISFFSFVANAQEYFYSGRVFDAENNEPLAFVNLKDVSSNNGCISDIEGVFLLKSDKKIDSISVSYVGYISDTITIKEKSNINIYLKRNIITLAEVIILPGENPAHRIIDSAICYFQKNDPFSLNSFSYSSYGKFLMTINIDSTTEAKFSKEDSSFLRVKKFLNNQHLFLMESVSERKFLKPDKDNENIVASRVSGMSNPLFTLLISQIQPFSFYKPLISIADKKYVNPISSGSTNKYFFLLKDTLFEGSDTIFIISFEPKKGKNFESLKGLLYIHSNKWAIQSVIAESSENLSDFSFKIKQDYFRPDSINWFPKKLQTFILFKSIAIGGLNPIGHNSVDISDVKINPEIKKSEFEPATLIISPDAKKKDSVYWDAARPEKLTIQEKNTYRIIDSIGKKENFDKFINVTKALLSGFIPWGPVSLEIDKFYSYNVVEGNRFGLGLKTNNRVSRRFSLYGYYGYGLKDKKHKFASRVDVFLNKKLDRKIAFGYKQDVFEDGFVKFGEESASLLSTEGFRNYFTNRIDYYNMIHFDFKSRFGKSWQISSSIYRAVLRSPSDILFGNYNEFGFSGTNLFTLSDVYLQIGYFGGKKYLQEDDYSLLISENQTMPSVSLSIWRSFPKIADCNISLTRAALRISQIVNTRYYGTFSWVLEGNIVSPKVPLSLSIGTPASYEFFSIFSPNSFETMRINEFYSTQSAFLFLRHSFLPLFGKKRFSPVPELVTNIAFGSYKNKEYIKTPEFKTLENGFFESGLFLNDILDMKLYTIGIGAVYRYGYNSFDRVKDNVAIKMSLKFKI encoded by the coding sequence ATGAAAAACCATATATTATTTTTTTTAATTTCATTTTTTTCATTTGTCGCAAATGCACAAGAATATTTTTATTCAGGTCGTGTGTTCGATGCTGAAAATAACGAGCCTCTTGCTTTTGTAAACTTAAAAGATGTTTCGTCAAACAATGGCTGTATAAGTGATATTGAAGGTGTGTTTTTGTTGAAATCAGATAAAAAAATTGATTCTATTAGTGTTAGTTATGTCGGATACATTTCTGATACCATCACAATTAAAGAAAAATCAAACATAAATATTTATTTAAAAAGAAACATCATCACTCTTGCTGAAGTAATTATTTTGCCAGGAGAAAATCCTGCACACCGCATTATTGATAGTGCTATTTGCTATTTTCAAAAAAACGACCCGTTTTCTTTAAATTCGTTTTCTTATTCTTCTTATGGGAAATTTTTAATGACAATAAATATTGATTCAACTACTGAAGCAAAGTTTAGCAAAGAAGACTCGTCGTTTTTAAGAGTCAAAAAGTTTTTAAATAATCAGCATTTGTTTTTGATGGAAAGCGTTTCTGAGCGTAAATTCTTAAAGCCAGACAAGGACAATGAAAACATTGTTGCATCGCGCGTTTCGGGAATGTCAAATCCCTTGTTTACATTGTTAATAAGCCAAATTCAGCCTTTTTCGTTTTACAAACCGCTCATTTCCATTGCTGACAAAAAATATGTAAATCCAATAAGCTCGGGCAGTACAAATAAATACTTTTTTTTGCTAAAAGACACTCTTTTTGAAGGCTCCGACACAATTTTTATAATTTCGTTTGAGCCTAAAAAAGGTAAGAATTTTGAGTCGCTAAAAGGGCTACTGTACATCCATTCAAACAAATGGGCAATTCAAAGTGTTATTGCGGAATCCAGCGAGAATTTATCTGATTTTTCTTTTAAAATTAAGCAAGATTATTTTCGCCCAGACTCAATAAATTGGTTCCCCAAAAAATTGCAAACTTTTATATTATTCAAGTCTATTGCTATAGGTGGCTTAAATCCTATTGGACACAATTCTGTTGATATTTCTGACGTAAAGATAAATCCGGAAATAAAAAAATCTGAATTTGAGCCGGCAACCTTAATAATAAGTCCTGATGCAAAAAAGAAAGACAGCGTCTATTGGGATGCTGCTCGTCCTGAAAAGCTCACTATACAAGAAAAAAACACATATCGCATCATAGACAGCATTGGCAAAAAGGAAAATTTTGACAAATTCATAAATGTTACAAAAGCTTTGCTTAGTGGCTTTATTCCTTGGGGTCCTGTATCCTTGGAAATAGATAAATTTTATTCATACAACGTTGTGGAAGGAAACAGGTTTGGACTAGGATTAAAAACAAATAATCGCGTTTCTCGGAGATTTAGCTTATACGGCTATTATGGCTATGGTTTAAAAGATAAAAAACACAAATTTGCAAGTCGCGTTGATGTTTTTCTAAACAAAAAATTAGATAGAAAAATTGCTTTTGGCTATAAGCAAGATGTTTTTGAAGATGGCTTTGTGAAATTCGGAGAAGAATCTGCGTCTTTGCTTTCTACAGAGGGTTTTAGAAATTATTTTACAAATCGCATAGATTACTACAACATGATTCATTTTGACTTTAAATCGCGATTTGGAAAATCTTGGCAAATTTCATCATCAATATACAGAGCTGTTTTGCGGTCGCCTTCAGATATTTTATTTGGAAATTATAATGAATTTGGATTTTCAGGAACAAATCTTTTTACACTAAGTGATGTTTATTTGCAAATAGGCTATTTTGGTGGAAAAAAATATCTTCAAGAAGACGATTATTCCTTGCTTATAAGCGAAAATCAAACTATGCCATCTGTTTCTTTAAGCATTTGGCGCAGTTTTCCGAAAATTGCAGATTGTAACATTTCTCTAACAAGAGCAGCATTGCGTATTTCGCAAATTGTCAACACTCGCTATTACGGCACATTTTCGTGGGTATTGGAAGGAAATATTGTTTCTCCAAAAGTTCCGCTATCATTGTCTATAGGCACTCCTGCTTCTTATGAGTTTTTCTCAATTTTTTCTCCTAACTCATTTGAAACAATGCGTATAAACGAGTTTTACAGCACACAATCTGCATTTTTATTTTTGCGACACTCGTTTTTGCCTTTGTTTGGTAAAAAGAGATTTTCTCCCGTTCCCGAGCTTGTAACAAACATAGCTTTCGGCTCATATAAAAACAAAGAATACATCAAAACTCCAGAATTTAAAACTTTAGAAAATGGCTTTTTTGAATCTGGATTGTTTTTAAACGACATTTTAGACATGAAACTCTATACAATCGGCATTGGAGCTGTTTATAGATATGGGTACAACAGTTTTGATAGAGTCAAAGACAATGTTGCTATCAAAATGTCCTTAAAATTCAAGATTTAA